From a single Raphanus sativus cultivar WK10039 chromosome 3, ASM80110v3, whole genome shotgun sequence genomic region:
- the LOC108845119 gene encoding uncharacterized protein LOC108845119 translates to MQTSQQASGGESSSFVNNENIGNTGPPCRCGRSTKLLKAWTDENPGRRFFCCGVHGFSSWSDAEEPHGWQMTSLLEARDQIERQRSEIHKLKSEIRVLRRRRTPPPAGSEDNLDCTRAGADQSEEYNQLESEVLKVSERERVLRQVLLISWGGFLAATAIIISMTKK, encoded by the coding sequence ATGCAGACATCACAACAGGCCTCCGGCGGAGAATCATCATCTTTCGTCAACAACGAGAACATCGGCAATACCGGGCCCCCTTGTCGCTGTGGAAGATCTACTAAGTTGCTGAAAGCGTGGACAGACGAGAATCCAGGACGACGTTTTTTCTGCTGTGGTGTTCACGGATTCTCGTCTTGGTCGGATGCGGAGGAGCCCCATGGTTGGCAGATGACTAGTCTACTGGAAGCTCGAGACCAGATCGAGCGGCAACGAAGTGAAATCCACAAATTGAAATCAGAAATTAGGGTTCTTAGGCGGCGAAGAACCCCACCGCCGGCGGGTTCCGAAGACAATCTGGACTGTACTAGGGCAGGAGCGGATCAATCTGAGGAGTACAATCAATTAGAGTCAGAGGTGCTGAaggtgagtgagagagagagagttttacGACAAGTGCTTCTGATTTCGTGGGGAGGTTTTCTTGCAGCAACCGCCATCATCATCAGCATGACTAAGAAGTAA
- the LOC108845118 gene encoding uncharacterized protein LOC108845118 produces the protein MDKENSGAPPCTIPERIFKAGEEPTGVRVTPYHKPCGIRQILNALEPEEIEKIRTSPFGKMVEIAEKPSFSGRFGRYIISRQLKVAKKHEVWFIFAGKPIRFSLREFAIVTGLSCGRFRKRSKKRSNRNISEKPYWGELFGTLKEIPVSSVIRMLKKKTVRGDLRLKYAYLALLSSVILPTTHTPKMSQDYAEMIKDLDTFFAYPWGRVSFDMLVSSIKERKEVSLSQNTIALKGFVLALQLVMVEAVPALTEVVQDGSSSGSEDEIHEEEDTIDDDNAEKKSISPGHARDTDAAGKAIVHSIIFRGEKPVTQNEELEWTDDEGDASVDNLFNLIEQGYPFTHSSFTGGLTKLDVIRLREESKAESLHRKTCKTKHGPSSQIPSGFDIELISAVVKDSLKDDFTNVGTLLAALHESSLSFQTQVLTNLSQMFTKVDECNENIALLTEDRARHPFFGAQGSHGRPTSTPATENAATQTNVKFPSDAGLSGGDDIDGHGPLGASAKIDAPTKIETVAEEQCGNPGGENSSDSSLDPALLFPKPTFSLGLTQEERGVLDKVVSTCVGGVDEVGAVAISEDIQHENEEVAFGCRKSKRPKNPPKSLVGNYECDKRFLNIARQGVASSNNPGVNIDYSAKFSILLDKIKTPFAISGDKWTLDSVELYELVGRAKPMPAKVVDVLISHISAFFRINSNPNQQSTCVFLDTHFVSEICKVYSKFSKMSRKDNFRFPDTVLDVGLQKSAFVEAQRFYFPFNLDQKYWVGICVDMSSWSIYVLDSNISIRTDYMMSKEVRPIAQMFPYFALHLGKPLPSKDVKPLAIERPRCFPQNDALADSALSAILFIKAHAFGGADACKSITDDVLDTEVERLAVTLYEENVGSL, from the exons ATGGATAAAGAGAATTCGGGAGCTCCGCCGTGTACTATTCCGGAGAGAATTTTCAAAGCTGGTGAGGAACCAACCGGTGTTAGGGTGACGCCTTACCACAAACCTTGTGGTATCAGACAAATTCTAAACGCCCTTGAACCTGAAGAAATAGAGAAAATTCGAACCTCTCCTTTCGGTAAAATGGTAGAGATTGCTGAGAAGCCTTCTTTCTCCGGTAGATTTGGTCGCTATATAATCTCACGACAGTTGAAGGTAGCAAAGAAGCATGAAGTGTGGTTCATTTTCGCTGGGAAACCTATTAGGTTCTCTCTTCGAGAGTTTGCTATAGTAACAGGGCTCAGCTGTGGAAGGTTTAGGAAACGATCAAAGAAAAGATCGAACAGGAACATTAGCGAGAAGCCATACTGGGGAGAACTATTTGGTACTCTCAAGGAGATCCCGGTATCGTCTGTCATCCGTATGTTAAAGAAGAAAACGGTGAGGGGAGATTTGCGTCTCAAATATGCATATCTCGCTTTGCTATCATCTGTCATACTACCAACGACCCATACACCTAAGATGTCGCAAGATTATGCTGAGATGATAAAAGATCTTGATACCTTTTTTGcctatccatgggggagagtctcTTTCGATATGCTGGTCAGTAgtataaaagaaagaaaggaagTTTCGCTCTCACAAAACACCATTGCACTAAAAGGATTCGTGCTCGCATTACAGCTAGTCATGGTTGAAGCCGTACCTGCGCTTACAGAGGTGGTTCAAGACGGGAGCTCTTCTGGTTCGGAAGATGAGATCCATGAAGAGGAAGACACTATAGATGACGACAATGCGGAGAAGAAAAGTATCAGCCCCGGACATGCGCGCGATACAGATGCTGCTGGGAAG GCGATTGTTCATTCAATTATCTTTCGTGGGGAAAAACCAGTTACACAGAACGAAGAGTTGGAGTGGACAGATGACGAAGGGGATGCATCAGTTGATAATTTGTTCAATCTGATCGAGCAAGGGTATCCATTTACACATTCAAGCTTCACAGGCGGTTTAACAAAATTGGATGTGATTAGGCTGCGGGAGGAGAGCAAAGCGGAATCCCTCCACCGAAAGACTTGTAAAACAAAACACGGCCCTTCCTCGCAAATTCCAAGTGGTTTTGACATAGAGCTTATTTCTGCGGTGGTGAAAGATAGTCTGAAGGACGATTTTACAAACGTTGGCACTCTACTCGCTGCATTACATGAGTCATCGCTGTCTTTCCAAACACAAGTCCTCACTAACCTTAGCCAAATGTTCACCAAGGTAGATGAGTGTAATGAGAACATCGCTTTGTTGACGGAGGATAGAGCGAGACATCCTTTTTTTGGAGCTCAAGGCTCCCATGGAAGACCTACCTCAACACCCGCTACGGAGAATGCTGCCACACAAACAAATGTGAAATTTCCCAGCGATGCT GGGCTTAGTGGGGGGGACGACATCGACGGGCATGGCCCTCTTGGTGCGTCTGCTAAGATAGATGCACCAACAAAAATA GAGACAGTAGCAGAAGAGCAGTGTGGCAACCCTGGTGGGGAAAATAGCTCTGACTCG AGTCTTGACCCGGCGTTGTTGTTTCCAAAGCCTACTTTCTCTTTAGGATTAACACAGGAGGAACGTGGGGTGCTTGACAAGGTTGTCAGTACGTGTGTAGGTGGTGTAGACGAGGTGGGTGCAGTTGCAATAAGCGAGGACATtcagcatgagaatgaggaggTTGCATTTGGTTGTAGGAAGAGTAAACGACCGAAAAACCCCCCCAAGTCCTTAGTAGGAAATTATGAGTGTGATAAACGGTTTTTAAACATTGCAAGACAGGGTGTAGCATCTTCAAACAATCCGGGTGTTAATATAGACTACTCAGCAAAGTTCTCTATTCTCcttgacaaaataaaaacaccATT CGCCATAAGTGGTGATAAGTGGACGCTTGATAGCGTAGAGCTTTACGAACTAGTGGGGAGAGCAAAACCCATGCCTGCCAAG GTTGTTGATGTCCTCATCTCCCATATCAGTGCATTCTTCCGAATTAATTCAAACCCCAACCAGCAGAGTACATGCGTCTTTCTTGACACCCACTTTGTTTCTGAAATATGTAAGGTATATTCCAAGTTTTCAAAGATGTCGAGGAAAGACAATTTCAGATTTCCTGACACTGTCTTAGACGTTGGGTTACAAAAGAGTGCATTTGTGGAGGCTCAGAGATTTTATTTTCCGTTCAACCTCGACCAGAAGTACTGGGTAGGAATATGCGTCGATATGAGTAGCTGGTCGATTTATGTCTTAGATAGTAACATATCAATAAGGACAGACTACATGATGAGTAAGGAGGTTAGGCCTATCGCACAGATGTTTCCTTATTTTGCGTTGCACTTAGGAAAACCTCTGCCCTCCAAAGATGTGAAACCTCTAGCGATCGAAAGGCCTCGATGTTTTCCACAAAACGATGCCCTAGCAGACTCTGCCCTATCAGCTATACTGTTCATTAAAGCTCACGCTTTCGGTGGTGCCGATGCTTGCAAAAGCATAACAGATGATGTTCTAGACACGGAAGTGGAGAGGCTTGCCGTCACTCTCTATGAAGAAAATGTTGGGTCCCTTTGA